In Salvia miltiorrhiza cultivar Shanhuang (shh) chromosome 4, IMPLAD_Smil_shh, whole genome shotgun sequence, the DNA window CTCAGATGGAGAAATATTTCCTATCTTCATTTAGGGATCAGATACTGCAAAATAATaggtgtttggtttgagtgatatgcctataatatttttatctatctaggCTAATCCCTCAACGGGCTAGGAATTGAGATTGAAGGCGAAAATGAAGATGATTTTACTGCGCAAATGATAGATTTAACAAGGGAAGCGCAGGCAGGATCTGAGATGTTCATTGATGCAAACTGCTTCTTCAAAAGCAAATCATCAGATGCATTGCAGCAGACGGTGCCATTGTAAGGGCAGAACTGCAGACTCGAATTTGGACTAAAGGGCGCTCCTGCAATACAGTACAATACAACCACAAAATCAgctctttcaattttcaaactcacacacacacacacacacagggaGACTTACTCGAATCAGTGCAGAGTGGCAGAGCCAGACAAAAATCAAGAAACTGCAGCAAGATGAACAACTGAATAATCCTAACAAATTGGTTCCGTCCCATCACTCCAACTTTACaccaaaaacaaaagaaaacaagtaATTTTTCGTCACTGTGTTTATGTGAAAGATACTCGAGAGGGACAAGCCAAAAAATCCCCCCACTTTTTAAGTTGAGAAACCCATGAAAAAACTTTTCACCACATTATTACTTTGACCTCCTCCTATCTTTGGTCTCTCACCAAAAACTGATAATTGGAGAGAACAAATACAAAACCCTATATTTGGCCAACTCTATATATTTACAATAAAGTTTGTGTCTTTTTCTGTCTTACAAGCGGGTTTGACATTGTGAAGTAAATCAACTTGCAGCTTGCTGTCTGCGTAGTTGACATCTTAGCATAAATTATGGAATAAAAGTTGAAAAAATTATTGGGTAGTTGAGAAGAAAACAGGTGATCTAgaattaaaaaaaggaaaaaccaGGTGGGATGGATCTTGATTGGTTGAATGCTTAAAAATGTATCATCATCCATCTCCATCTACCGTAATTAAGTTTTATCCAAACTCCTAAATGATTCAACGGTTTTATTTTCAAACTACATATACTAAATTTACGATTTAAGAAAGCACGATGATGAGTATATCATAGTTGGTTACATGTTCGAAAACTAAATTTCAGGCAAATCAAATCTTGGAAACACAAGTCATGCTCATCACTGCATCAAAATCTTCTATTGATTGCGACCGCTTTCTTGTCTGTCTTCCTTTCTAATGCTATTGCGACAATGTTTCACCCTCCGCGATATGATTCAATTCTCCTATGGAGTGTTCAGATGTCGAGATTAAATTAGCTCGAAATTATCTGATGACTCagattaattatattataggAGTAAGTCAAGATTATTCCTGTATTGCATTGTTTTAAGATTGAATCATGAACCGTATCCACTCAATCAAATaagataatataaaattaatctaatttaaTCCTATTTAACCCTTCCAACCTAAAGGCCACTATTAGTTTGCAGTAGACACTTTCATagatagggatggcaatctacccgcgggtagcggatatccgcgaaaatccGAACCCactagggtgggtttggataccatttaatatccacggatagtttcgtgggtgcaattcactatccatttagttcgtgggtatgggtttggatacttactatccatacccgcgaaacccgtttacccgcgtaaaatacccgccaattacccatcaattatccgtcaattacccgtcaaatatccacaaaaaattctataaaataagggctttgaatatatattttgaaattatggGCTAGTATTTCTACTGTTGAgcaattatagacattgttctttgttggattttatattttagttgatgaatttgaacattgttctttgtgaatttgaatttaaacatcgttctttgtggatttgaactatgctatttgtgttgattttttttttattattaaatttgttgtaaatttatatttaaattctatttcgtgggtattcggcggatagcgggtatccggcggataatGGATGACGGATATCCGTCGAATAGCgggttcgcggatacccgacgggtagcgggtatccgcgggtagcgggtttggataccatttgatatccatggatagtttcgtgattagcaaccactatccatttagttcgtgggtatgggtatgaatagtcactatccgtacccgtcgtacccgattgccatccctattcATAGATGAGTAAATGTGACACTGTGGGAACATTTGTGATTCACAATAtcttttaattcaatttaatctTTTTGAGGCATTAAAGTCAAATATAACGGCAGGTGAAAATACGCATATTTGAATAGTTTACCATCCAACAcattagaaatattatttcatcCGTTTCACTAAACATGATCACTTATTTTTTGACAcgattattcaaaaaaataattaaagaattaaaataatagatattgGAGTTAATTTTTAACTCCATAAAACTTTCTTAAAATTTTGGTTTGTTTTACCTTCTTCACATGTGTTTTGTAGGGTTTGAATGACTGAGTCAAAGAGAGGTTGAAGACTCCTACAAATAAGGAAGATGGGAAGAggaaaaggaaagagaaagaaagTGGTTGGAAGCTCAAAGCTCAGAGAAGAAAGTTAGTGGAGTTTGTTCCTACAAATAAGGAAAACCTAACTACTTCAACAACCACTCCATCCATCACTTGGAGCACGTTTTTCAAGGCTTGGAGAGCAAGTTTGAGATGCCTATATAAGCTGGGAAATAGTTCTCATTCAAAGTGCAGCTTGAGAGGGTGATAGGAGGTTCTTGTACGAGTGTTATGTTGTGTGTTACGATAACATCTTTTACAACACTCGTTGTTCCCTCAGTCTACCAAGAGCTTACAGAGAGATTTCAAGCAATGTAGGGCAATTGTGTACGAGTGTGATTCTGTATGTTGGGATAACATCTTTCTCAACACTCGTTGTTTAATTTTGTACGGTTTCGGAGTATTACTCTTGAACcgagttttattttttagtgaGAGTGTCATGTGTTCAATACCTATGTCATTGTAAAGGTATTGAACGTGAGTTGTTCATTTTCGATTTAGTCATTTTGCCATAAGGCGTCTTcaagttataatttataatttaaagaaTTTTTGTATCTCCTTGTATCTtctccatttatttatttattctgtTGCTTTACTCTCTGTATTTTTGTGCGTGTTGTTCCAACATTATGCACAACATTTTGTTCCAGACGAAGCAACGGTAACAATAGAAAATAGTGAAACTCATAACTTTTGTGAGATAAAgagattttcttttttaaaatgatCACTTGTAATGGGAcggcttaaaataaaaaatgatcatGTTAAATGGGACAAAGAGAGCATTCATTTGTgttcatgtatatatattgaCTTTTTTGAGTGAGCTATATTTGAAAGTTTAACtcataacaaattaaaaaaatttagtcTCTTCGTCCTTAAAATTagtctctttctatttttagaaacttcaCATCACATGACGGATCATTTTCTTCacttacaatacaattaatCATCATTATTTACGCTATTTTTTAAGTGGGACATtttctccattcacaatacactaacaatttttattactccctccgtcccatttaatATGACCCCCTTGTCATTTTGAGTTTTCTCATTACAAATAGCTCTTTCCAGAAAAAATGAAATCTCTTTATTTCACAAAAAATTGTGAGTTCTACAACTTTCTatcatttttctcttttaatCACTATTCTTCTTAATAACCGTGGCAAAAGTAAGGAACCATGCttagtgagacggagggagtaaaacgTGTACCGTCTTTTCTTAGAACTATTTTTGTGTAAAAAAAAGTATTTGTGTGTATTGATATAATAATAAAGCAAATAAGATCAAATatctcaaattcaaattcacccatcttcaatttctaaaattatttgtttttcttataaaaaaaataataaatagttgGCACATATCTATGGAGCGTAAACAATATTAACTTTATTATTAATACTTAGATTGCATTTTgctaccaatttcttaatttcagAAAGTGTTTCCCATCAAAACTCTTTCttagatatataaatataatcttAATTCCGCCCATGTCTAGACGTTCAAAATCCCATAAAACACAAGGCACACAAACCCTTTTTTACACGCTTGAAAAACAGCTGTTTCCAACTTTTCACTCACTGTGGTCACTGATAAGCATGAACGAGAAATGTCAGAGTTGGGTTCATAGAGTGGGAGAGAGAGTAAATTAATAGAATTGATTTGATATGGTTAATGTCTATAGATACATTTCATTTAGCAGCTGGATACTCATGCAACGACATAAAGGTTCATATCGATCAGAGAAGAGAACAAAGCAGTTGAGGCTAATAATAACAATAGCAATTGAATGGAATGGCTATCACAAGGTGCAAAAAAATTTAAGCACGATGGGATATGATATGAGAACGCACAGTTAGTTGGCCAAGTTGAAGCTCAGAACCATACCAAAAGCCTTGAATCGCACTGCTTCCTCTCATCACATAATCATCTTACCATTCCAGCATTCATAACATCTTCGGTTCAACTATCTAGAGCACCGAGTGCTTTCATGTCCTCCAGGAATGCCATATACGAGTCATCAATACTTTGTGGCTTTGATGCAGACGATGAGCCTGTGGATTCTTGCTTTGCAACTGGTGTTGCCACGACTGGCCTGTTCGTAGTTGAAGGGGTAGATGTCTTTGGCTTCGCTTTTGGAAGGGCAGACTCTCTCCTGACTCGTACCGATGCAGGAACCTGCAAAGCACAATCTTGTGGTAAAAATTTCATGGGACTACAAATAATCAGATCAAGCATTCTTGTCGAGGTTGTAATCTAAATGAACAGCCAGAGGCGCAGCAGATTTATTCTCTAGCCAATTAACCTAATACAGAGCAGATAATTTCTTCATCTATCAAAAGTTCACAGATAAAAAggttggaatgtaatttttatGTTTCAGAACAGATCAAGTTTGAAATTAAAGCTGGAAAGACTCCCCTCAATTAGCATAAACAAAATGCCAGAGAAGGAAAAAGGACACTATAAACGACATCATTGCAGAAGCAGATAAACTCACCATAGCTGTAAGCTCAGGAGTATGCTGAGCCAGAGGCCTCTTTACAACAGTGGATGCAGCTGATTTAATGTATGATGGCTTCTGAGGAACAGCTTGTCGAGCAATAAAGTCGTCTTGCGGAATAGGAGGTGGGCCAGGTGGAAGAGGTGGTCTCATCATCGATGGATGTACAAGGGGAGGTGGTCCAAAAGGTGGTCTTGGCAATAGTGGAGCCATGAGTCCAGGGTGACCAGGTTGCCCGGGTATTCCAGGTGCGGAAAATGGGGGGCGCATATCagctggtggtggtggtggtggtggaaagCGAATGCCTGGAGGAAGTACATCAGGCTGCAAACTTGACCCTATGGCAGCTCCAGGCATCTGAGCCTGTTGCCTTAACGGTGGTGGGGGAGGAGCCATTTTCAGAAGATCTTTGGGATCTATTGGAGTTTTTGCCTCAGACTCAGAAGATGAGCCTTCAGTCTGGGTATCACCCAACTTCGGGGGCATCCCAATCGGTGGAGGCTGTGGAGGAAGGCTAGTTGGCATCTGACAAAAAATCAGCAAGAAAAAGCCATCAGCTAAAAGTTTGAGTACTACAGACCCATTTTATTAAGATGATCTATTAAAAACATAAAGAAATATCCTGTCATCTAGATTTTGAAGAACTCCACATAAATTTGAATGCAATGTATACCGGAACTGGATGCCTGGAAGTTGAATCTTCTGAATTTGCATTCTCGCCACTAGCAGTACCAGGGGGAGGTGGTTGGGAGGATGGCTGGAatggtggaggcggaggaagtgGGGGACGAACAGCAAGTAACTCCTTAGGCGGTGGGCCAGGTGGAGGAGGTGGTGGAGGCAAAGGGGGTGGAGGCAATGATGATGTACTATCTCCCACTGCTGGATTTGGAGGCATTGGGGGAGGAGGCGGCAAAGGTAAAGACACAGGTAAAGTAGCGCCTTCTCCAGAATCTAAGCCCACACCAGGCAAAGGAGGTGGTGGAGGAGGAACAGGTAAAGTGCCATCCTCTGTTTCTGACTGCAATGATGATGCCACATTACTCGCTGAGCTTTCTGGTAAAGGTATCCTTGGTCCTGCATCCCCAATAAAGCAGCAAAATATTGAAAGTGTCATGAAAGTAAATGGTGTGCAGAGTAAAAAGAGCTACTAAGAAGAAAATCAAGATTATGTTTATAGGGAAGTCAAATAAGACCTATAGCATACCTATTGACGATTTAAACATAGGAGGTTTTCCAGGTGGGGGGGCTCCAGAAGGATTCAGAGTCGGGTGATAATAAACTGAGTCCTGCACGATCAAATTGCTAAATATTGACAGCAAATCAGAGAAAAAAGGTTTAACTAAAAGGAAGTGGGAAAATTCAAGTAAACTTACTTCAGGTCTGGGATGTTTGACTctttcttcctcttctgcagTAGCTCGCCTTCGAACAGGTCCCAAATGACTGCAAAAGGAATTGCACAGCCGAACTTATAAAGCACAAACTCCATATGAACATCCACAACTAATAAGGAAAATTGATAAATCTAATATTGCATAAGGGTTAGGCTTCTTCACCTGAACATAACTGGTGCTTCACCTTTTTCCTTCATCTTTTCTTCATATTCCTTTACGGTAAAAGGAAGAACACTGTTAATGTCAGTCTACTTTGAAAAGGAAAGGACATAAAAGAAACTAAGAAATCAATTTTGTTCATTATCTGTTTGCAAGAATTTGATAGCTCTTCATAATTGAACCAAAAAGTGTGCACTAGTCCACGTGTCTATTACTGTAAGACCATAAACAAACACATCGAGGTGGTACAGGGACCCCCCCCAACCCATTGAAACCAATAGTTAAATGAGTTTATGAGTTCTTTGTTTTCTGCATATCTATTTCACCAGCTACATACAGATAGAAGTGTCTAAAGCTCATTGACCAATAAGTGCAGGAAATTCCATATTACAGGTAACATATTAATAAAGCATGCTATAAAAAACAAGGAATTACCTTCCTCTTTTTGAGCACAAGATTGAGTGTGTCTTCGAGTTGTCTTTTTTTGTGTTTTCTAGCTTTGTCCAGAGCACCATCTGCCTCTGCAATTAGTGGAAAAATTATTAAGATACCAGAAAACAATGTGAGTTCACAGTCTCTCAcacaaaaaaaaagtgaaagaaaaagaaaaaggagagCATTTAGGTCACAAAGGACTGCAACAAATGCCATTTAAGAGGATGGCATGCATGAATCAGCCAAGCTTATAGGAAACAAAAGTAATGTGAGAGAAACAAGAACAGTGGCCAAAATATAAATTCTAGTCACTAACAGATTTATTGGAATGAATTAGCGGAACAAAGGGACAAAGGGAAGGGTACATAGAATACATTTTGGAAAACTTAGCCAGAACTTCACAAATTTAATTATAGAGGTGGATTCTTCTTGTGTATCATGAGATAACAAAAGGTACAATCTGCAGCATGCATGACAATCAGTAATTATAGTATAGGCATAACAGCATCAAAGACTACCAAGCCAAGTTCATAAATCATGAACAAAAGATAAGTCTTAAAAGCAAAAACAATGGTTCTTCAACTTCTaagaaacaaataaaagaaaatttacTTCTTCCTGATCATTAGAAAGAAATCAAGAATAAGGCAGTCCATAAAGACACTTTTAATCTGTCTGCTTTTTCTTGTTATCTTAAAACAAACTAAGTAGAAAAATGTTAACCCGCAAGATAAAAACTAGCCAAATGATTGCTCATACTAAAAAACTGAGAGAAAGCTTCCTTCATATTTTGCAAGTCTGCAGCCATATGTCAAAAAGGCATCACCCAGAGCTTAATGCTTTGCAACTGTATTCAAAACTGAAAGGTAAAGCAAGCTTAAATCCTAGAAATAAGTGGTGACTGAAGAAGAAAAGTGGACATTTCAGAACTAGCTTCACTCTGAAGAGGGGACAAAGAAAAGGACAGGAAATAGTAAGTATTGAAATCAAAATTGAGCCACCTATTACTTCTGCTTTGTGATACAATGAAATGAGTGAACAAAGATCACTGATGAACTTCTTACAATGTCATAAGTTTAACTTGTTACTTGCACCCAGTATTTCTATTAAAATCCATCCAAAAACATGCTACCAGCTTTCGCCAGGACCTCTTTGTCATACTAAAGAGAGTGACAAATTGGAACCAATGATGGGTACAAAACGTTTTATCATTAATATTTGActtcattgattttttttttaataccaCACTCTGTGTAGGGGTATGTAAAGAGATACTAGGTGGCAAACATCATCAACCTAAAGCACAACTTAAAATAGAGAGATACATTAACATAGAATAACGAAACATCCAAAATAATGCAGCGATGGATTCTAAGAAACTTACTCATTGCTTCCAGCTTCTGAATCTGATCTTTCAGAGTGTCCGGATCCTTCTTCAAAATTCCAACTTCCCTTACCTTCTTCCTCTCCTTCTTGTTCTGTTCAGTAACATCAAAACAAACTTTCGACACATTAGAACAAACATCTCCGTCCGCATTTCTTAACCATTTGGCAACTCATCAATAACAAAGCAATCTTGGTCACAAGGTTTCCATGCCCAAGATAGTTACTCCCAAAAAATCCACTACATATTCAGACTCAACAAATGCATACGAGAATTGCACGATAACAGATAGTGATCAAAATTACCCGCTTCAATTCCTTCTTGCGCAGCTCCTTGCGGTATGCATCGGTAGGGTTCATGGTTTTGCCTCCCTTCGTCGTCTTCACCATTTTGACGGCTCTCTCGGtataaagaataaaaagaaaTCCTCACTTAGAATCTCTCCTTGCCCTTCGTCTCGTCAATTAGGGTTTGCAAATGGATAATTGCTGGTTGGCAATCGAGTAATTGTACAGAAGGTTTAGCGATTTGGGGATGAAGGAGAAAGGGCTCGCCCTAAAAATTAATTTCTGGGTATTCCGGAACGAGTTATGGGCGAGTTATTGGATCGGTGAATCGCTGTTTGTTTTAatctattttaaattttgatgagTTTTGAATATAGGATCAAAATGGATAAATACgtattttttcttgtttttcccTCGGGAGTCCGGAGATTTAGCAAGTAACTTATTAGAGCATTCTCACTTTAGAGTCTCCACCCTTCCACGACGACTCttaaatgagtttttttttttttttaaactcttctatttttaaattcaaattttaattttaatattatattaattaaaataaaatacattacttaaataaaattatgataatttaCTCTTCAATGAAATTTACTCTTTGGATGTAGTCATTTTTTTGCTGTCCGTTTGATTTTCGTGTTGAAAAATGACTACATCTGTGTATATTTTTTGTCCGTTTGATTTTTGTGTTTTCGTGTTGATTCttttttgttgggaacttaatgaaatatccaatccctagttttgatgataccaaaattcagtgttttaatgtaatagattagaacttttcgaactcaagtgttagaattCATGTCTCAAATTAaatc includes these proteins:
- the LOC131021262 gene encoding protein EARLY FLOWERING 5, which codes for MVKTTKGGKTMNPTDAYRKELRKKELKRNKKERKKVREVGILKKDPDTLKDQIQKLEAMKADGALDKARKHKKRQLEDTLNLVLKKRKEYEEKMKEKGEAPVMFSHLGPVRRRATAEEEERVKHPRPEDSVYYHPTLNPSGAPPPGKPPMFKSSIGPRIPLPESSASNVASSLQSETEDGTLPVPPPPPPLPGVGLDSGEGATLPVSLPLPPPPPMPPNPAVGDSTSSLPPPPLPPPPPPPGPPPKELLAVRPPLPPPPPFQPSSQPPPPGTASGENANSEDSTSRHPVPMPTSLPPQPPPIGMPPKLGDTQTEGSSSESEAKTPIDPKDLLKMAPPPPPLRQQAQMPGAAIGSSLQPDVLPPGIRFPPPPPPPADMRPPFSAPGIPGQPGHPGLMAPLLPRPPFGPPPLVHPSMMRPPLPPGPPPIPQDDFIARQAVPQKPSYIKSAASTVVKRPLAQHTPELTAMVPASVRVRRESALPKAKPKTSTPSTTNRPVVATPVAKQESTGSSSASKPQSIDDSYMAFLEDMKALGALDS